The Myotis daubentonii chromosome 9, mMyoDau2.1, whole genome shotgun sequence genome has a segment encoding these proteins:
- the SCGB1C1 gene encoding secretoglobin family 1C member 1: MKGSSTLLLVAATLLCTCGLAADEDNSEFFMEFLQTLLVGDPEELYTGPLAKYEVNAACREALTTLKSCIDGLQPTHKAELIKLLVLVLG; this comes from the exons ATGAAGGGGAGCAGCACCCTCCTGCTGGTGGCCGCCACCCTGCTCTGCACCTGCG GGCTGGCCGCGGACGAGGACAACAGCGAGTTCTTCATGGAATTCCTGCAAACGCTGCTGGTGGGGGACCCGGAGGAGCTGTACACCGGGCCCCTGGCCAAGTACGAGGTCAACGCGGCGTGCAGGGAGGCGCTGACCACGCTCAAGTCCTGCATAGACGGCCTGCAGCCCACGCACAAGGCAGAGCTGATCAAGCTGCTG GTGCTTGTGCTGGGCTGA